Proteins co-encoded in one Armatimonadota bacterium genomic window:
- a CDS encoding corrinoid ABC transporter permease codes for MPVGSRTRYKAVGVLLIALAVVTAVAALCLGSEMLLPQQVWRILREGGSSSDSASVIVWQLRLPRMAMAAMVGVLLSVAGVILQGLLRNDLADPYTIGVSSGAAMGASAAVLAGWEARWHGFGVPLAAFVCAIAATALVLAVARRGGVLRVSVFLLAGIVVGSFMWSVVTLMLTLAGADVGRVLFWLMGSFADAEWTRVRLLLPFVVLGVVGLRAMAYGLNAFALGEESAAHLGFEVETLKRVAIVLAALCTAAAVSVSGIIGFVGLVVPHIARRLFGADHRQLFWTAAVLGAVLMVWADTLARSVARPAEIPVGVITALLGAPFFITLLRRERLV; via the coding sequence ATGCCGGTGGGTTCGCGCACGCGCTACAAGGCGGTCGGCGTGTTGCTGATTGCGCTCGCAGTAGTGACAGCGGTTGCGGCGTTGTGCCTGGGCAGTGAGATGCTGTTACCCCAGCAGGTCTGGCGTATCCTGCGGGAGGGCGGTTCCTCCAGCGATAGCGCAAGCGTGATTGTGTGGCAGTTACGCCTGCCTCGTATGGCGATGGCAGCGATGGTGGGGGTATTGCTGAGCGTGGCGGGCGTGATTCTACAGGGCTTACTGCGCAACGACCTCGCCGACCCTTACACGATAGGCGTCTCCTCCGGCGCGGCGATGGGTGCGTCGGCGGCGGTGCTGGCGGGCTGGGAGGCGAGGTGGCATGGCTTCGGGGTGCCTCTGGCGGCTTTTGTGTGTGCGATAGCTGCCACGGCGCTGGTGCTGGCAGTAGCGCGGCGGGGAGGAGTGCTGCGTGTGTCGGTCTTCCTGCTAGCGGGCATCGTGGTGGGGTCGTTCATGTGGTCGGTGGTGACGTTGATGCTGACGCTGGCAGGGGCGGATGTAGGGCGTGTGCTGTTCTGGCTGATGGGCAGTTTTGCCGACGCCGAGTGGACGCGCGTGCGGTTGTTGCTGCCGTTCGTGGTGCTGGGCGTGGTGGGGTTGCGGGCAATGGCTTACGGCTTAAACGCCTTCGCGCTGGGCGAAGAGAGCGCGGCGCACCTGGGCTTTGAGGTGGAGACCCTGAAACGGGTGGCAATTGTGCTGGCGGCGCTATGCACCGCGGCGGCGGTGTCGGTAAGCGGCATCATCGGCTTTGTGGGGCTGGTGGTTCCGCATATTGCCCGACGGCTGTTCGGCGCGGACCATCGGCAGCTGTTCTGGACCGCGGCAGTGCTGGGGGCGGTGCTAATGGTATGGGCAGATACACTGGCACGAAGCGTTGCCCGCCCTGCGGAGATACCCGTAGGGGTGATTACTGCCCTGTTGGGCGCGCCCTTCTTCATCACGTTGCTGAGGAGAGAGCGTCTGGTATGA
- a CDS encoding ABC transporter substrate-binding protein: protein MPPAAFPCRVTDFRGKTLTLKSPPRRIVSLTPGTTEVLFAVGAGKQVVGVTSYCDYPPEATRLPQVGDMRTNVEALVALRPDLVVADGVLNRRFIPALERLKLPLLVIAPKTWLDVARVIRLLGEATGHEKQAEPLAQRFYQAEREARSRTSSATKPGVLFALNVEPLPMWVAGRDLFVDDMIRLAGGRNVAAEGGTNYYPLSAEALLVHNPDIIITTVPEDRLAPLYEHPVLKRLRAVQNRRVHSVDSNLFVRPTPRLLRGLELLKAIISRAQRD, encoded by the coding sequence ATGCCGCCAGCAGCATTTCCATGTCGCGTCACCGACTTTCGTGGCAAGACGTTGACCCTGAAATCACCGCCCCGGCGCATTGTGTCGCTAACGCCAGGCACCACCGAGGTGCTCTTCGCGGTCGGCGCGGGCAAGCAGGTGGTGGGCGTGACCAGCTACTGCGACTACCCACCCGAAGCGACGCGACTTCCCCAAGTGGGCGATATGCGCACCAACGTGGAGGCGTTAGTTGCTCTGCGCCCGGACCTGGTGGTGGCGGACGGCGTGCTGAACCGCCGCTTCATTCCTGCGCTGGAGCGGCTGAAGCTGCCCCTGCTGGTGATTGCTCCCAAAACGTGGCTGGATGTGGCTCGCGTCATCCGCCTGCTGGGTGAGGCGACAGGACATGAGAAACAGGCGGAGCCGCTGGCCCAACGCTTTTACCAGGCGGAAAGAGAGGCGCGTTCTCGCACATCTTCCGCCACCAAACCCGGTGTGCTGTTCGCGCTAAACGTGGAACCGCTTCCGATGTGGGTGGCAGGACGCGACCTGTTTGTGGATGATATGATCCGCCTTGCAGGGGGACGCAACGTGGCGGCAGAGGGGGGAACCAACTACTACCCTCTCTCCGCGGAGGCGTTGCTGGTGCACAATCCCGATATTATCATCACCACCGTGCCCGAAGACCGCCTTGCCCCGCTGTACGAGCACCCTGTGCTGAAACGCCTCAGGGCGGTACAGAACAGGCGGGTGCACAGTGTGGACTCTAACCTGTTCGTGCGCCCCACGCCTCGCCTGCTGAGGGGGCTGGAACTGCTGAAAGCCATCATTTCCAGAGCGCAGAGGGATTGA
- the rliB gene encoding GntR family transcriptional regulator — protein sequence MIPLHLNPHLRTPLYVQIVEQIEAAVSSGQLKPGIPLWSARAIARHYGISYQTAERALTLLAQRGVVERTRRGTVIAASRPKQPVQQHLVALIYTWQIPGARPSYSVGEMRMLHAAAEECARHLWGSLLLHFPDRSASASYLQEWERHHRFDAALVFGPLHDEGLLWMQRRGYPVVVVDAEPEVPVPRVVQANREGTYLAVRELIRFGHQRIGFFTGHYMPHYAQRFEGYMEALQEAGITPEASWVMQHGQPRPTVQEALKRLLEVRPPLTAIVGASDILLAFAYPAITEMNVRVPEDLSLIGFDDEPFCTTMQPPLSSVRVDLEQMARTGVRLLMDMMEGKPVPQRVEIPAQVVLRDSCAPPHSQTSRQPENQKEGSP from the coding sequence GTGATACCGTTGCACCTGAACCCACATCTGCGCACACCGCTCTACGTGCAAATCGTGGAGCAGATAGAGGCAGCGGTCAGCTCGGGGCAGCTCAAGCCGGGCATTCCCCTGTGGTCTGCCCGTGCTATCGCCAGGCACTACGGCATCAGTTACCAGACCGCCGAGCGTGCGCTGACTCTGCTGGCGCAGCGTGGGGTGGTGGAACGCACACGGCGAGGAACGGTTATCGCCGCCAGCCGCCCCAAACAGCCGGTGCAACAGCATCTGGTTGCTCTCATCTACACCTGGCAGATACCGGGGGCACGCCCCTCCTATTCGGTGGGCGAGATGCGCATGTTGCACGCAGCGGCGGAGGAGTGTGCCCGGCATCTGTGGGGTAGCCTGTTACTCCACTTCCCCGACCGAAGCGCATCTGCCAGCTACCTGCAAGAGTGGGAGCGACACCACCGCTTCGACGCCGCGCTGGTGTTCGGTCCTCTGCACGATGAGGGGCTGCTGTGGATGCAGCGGCGGGGTTATCCGGTAGTGGTGGTAGATGCCGAGCCCGAGGTTCCGGTTCCCCGTGTGGTGCAGGCGAACCGTGAGGGCACCTATCTGGCGGTGCGTGAGCTGATTCGATTCGGACACCAGCGCATCGGCTTCTTTACCGGTCACTATATGCCTCATTACGCCCAGCGTTTCGAGGGCTACATGGAGGCGTTACAAGAAGCGGGCATCACCCCTGAAGCCAGCTGGGTGATGCAACACGGTCAGCCTCGTCCTACCGTTCAGGAGGCGCTGAAGCGGCTGCTGGAAGTACGTCCACCCCTGACGGCTATCGTGGGAGCGTCGGACATCCTGTTGGCGTTCGCCTATCCCGCGATCACGGAGATGAACGTACGGGTGCCGGAAGACCTCTCGCTTATCGGCTTCGACGACGAGCCTTTCTGCACCACCATGCAGCCGCCCCTCTCCTCGGTGCGCGTGGACCTCGAGCAGATGGCGCGCACGGGTGTACGTCTGCTGATGGACATGATGGAGGGCAAACCAGTTCCTCAACGGGTAGAGATACCCGCTCAGGTGGTGCTGCGCGATTCGTGTGCACCGCCACACTCTCAAACATCTCGACAACCTGAAAACCAGAAGGAGGGTTCACCATGA
- a CDS encoding chemotaxis protein, with protein sequence MQRFYNLSTAVKLGVGFGVCALLTAAVGIFNLVQLVKVNQPAREVVRHHLANAIAFGKMDSNMQQVRAREFRHMLAIGDPKEMQAAEEAAQKNIQAIEEAFKQYEASLTSEDNRQTFEELKSAWAEYVKLHEQLIQLNRQGKRAEAARFVAEQMRPVLRERIDPLIQQIDQEVSEKSKRAEAAIMGTYGRARVWTILFVLFAVMVGVLFGWTISRYLVGVVRQMMQGMESLRTGDLSSLQQAMSAMEQGDLTAQVTTQALPLPVQTRDEFGMLARTYNSMLEGIHEIGRAYSKAQETLRSLLAEVARSAGEVSSASTELAASTEQSGQASSEIARGSEQLAQQAGEAAQAMDNLDRAIHTVQQGSEAQREAAQQAEEGMRQAAKAVEEVARSAQQMAASAQQASAIAQQGGQSVEEMLRTMRQIQEQAEASAQKVAQLDQLGQQIGNIVQTIEQIAEQTNLLALNAAIEAARAGEHGRGFAVVADEVRKLAEQAGAATKEIATLIGNVRSGVEEAVRAMQATGAQVSDGFARSEQVGSALMQIVESAQQVAGEVQSVTAVAEQMSASVQQVLATVSTVLQSAEENVRAALEMASGAEQVSSAIASVASISEEAAASAQELTATNEEVAATAQELSRMASELQLALVQFNTGDSSALQECIHVFKNAHISRAERLQKVIAGKVSLTEAALGDHTTCHFGKWYYSSGQRDFGAYAEFQAIEAPHARFHQLEQEIVSLVNRGQKGQAERLLPEALRAKDEIVHRLDALMNLISGRQQNILRKAA encoded by the coding sequence ATGCAACGATTTTACAACCTGAGCACCGCTGTGAAACTAGGTGTCGGTTTCGGGGTGTGTGCCCTGTTGACTGCAGCAGTAGGCATCTTCAACCTGGTGCAACTGGTGAAAGTGAACCAGCCTGCCCGCGAGGTCGTACGCCACCATCTGGCAAACGCTATCGCCTTTGGCAAGATGGACTCGAACATGCAGCAGGTTCGGGCGCGCGAGTTTCGCCACATGCTCGCCATCGGCGACCCCAAAGAGATGCAAGCTGCAGAGGAAGCCGCCCAGAAGAACATCCAGGCGATAGAAGAGGCTTTCAAGCAGTATGAAGCCTCCTTGACCTCGGAGGACAATCGCCAGACGTTTGAGGAGCTCAAAAGCGCGTGGGCGGAATATGTGAAGCTGCACGAACAGCTCATTCAGCTGAACCGTCAGGGCAAACGCGCTGAGGCAGCGCGTTTTGTAGCAGAGCAGATGCGCCCTGTCCTGCGCGAGCGCATTGACCCGCTCATACAACAGATAGACCAGGAGGTTAGCGAGAAGAGCAAACGCGCTGAAGCCGCTATCATGGGCACGTACGGACGAGCACGAGTATGGACTATCCTCTTCGTGCTTTTTGCGGTAATGGTCGGTGTGCTCTTCGGCTGGACCATTTCACGTTACCTGGTAGGCGTGGTTCGGCAGATGATGCAGGGGATGGAAAGCCTGCGCACGGGTGACCTCAGCAGTCTCCAGCAGGCGATGAGTGCCATGGAACAGGGTGACCTGACGGCACAGGTGACCACGCAGGCTCTCCCGTTGCCTGTCCAAACCCGCGATGAGTTCGGCATGCTGGCACGCACGTATAACTCGATGCTGGAGGGCATCCACGAGATTGGGCGTGCCTACTCGAAGGCACAGGAGACTCTGCGCTCGCTGCTGGCTGAAGTTGCCCGCTCTGCAGGAGAGGTCTCCAGCGCAAGCACGGAGCTCGCGGCGTCCACCGAACAGTCCGGACAAGCCTCCAGCGAAATCGCCAGAGGCAGCGAGCAACTTGCCCAGCAAGCGGGCGAAGCCGCACAGGCGATGGACAACCTCGACCGAGCCATCCACACTGTGCAGCAGGGCAGCGAAGCACAACGCGAAGCCGCCCAGCAAGCCGAAGAGGGCATGAGACAGGCTGCCAAAGCGGTGGAAGAGGTCGCTCGCTCCGCCCAGCAGATGGCTGCCTCCGCCCAGCAAGCCAGCGCGATTGCCCAGCAGGGTGGGCAATCGGTGGAAGAGATGTTGCGCACCATGCGCCAGATTCAAGAGCAAGCGGAAGCCTCCGCGCAGAAGGTGGCGCAGTTAGACCAGCTGGGTCAGCAGATAGGCAACATTGTGCAGACGATCGAGCAGATCGCGGAGCAGACAAACCTGCTGGCGTTGAACGCGGCGATAGAGGCGGCGCGTGCGGGCGAGCACGGCAGAGGTTTCGCGGTGGTGGCGGACGAGGTGCGCAAGTTGGCGGAGCAGGCAGGTGCTGCCACCAAAGAGATTGCGACGTTGATTGGCAACGTGCGTTCTGGAGTGGAGGAGGCGGTTCGCGCCATGCAAGCCACCGGTGCACAGGTTTCGGACGGTTTCGCCCGCAGTGAGCAGGTCGGTTCCGCGCTGATGCAGATTGTGGAGTCGGCGCAGCAGGTAGCGGGTGAGGTGCAGTCGGTGACGGCGGTGGCGGAGCAGATGTCGGCGAGCGTGCAGCAGGTATTGGCGACGGTGAGCACGGTGTTGCAGAGCGCGGAGGAGAACGTTCGCGCGGCATTAGAGATGGCGTCTGGTGCGGAGCAGGTGTCTTCGGCGATTGCGTCGGTGGCGAGCATCAGCGAGGAGGCAGCGGCGAGCGCGCAAGAGCTGACCGCTACCAACGAAGAGGTCGCAGCCACTGCTCAGGAGCTGTCCAGAATGGCGTCGGAGCTGCAGCTGGCACTGGTGCAGTTCAACACGGGCGACAGTTCGGCTTTGCAGGAATGCATCCACGTGTTCAAGAACGCGCATATCAGTCGTGCAGAGCGGCTGCAGAAGGTGATAGCAGGCAAAGTCTCGTTGACCGAAGCCGCTCTGGGTGACCACACCACCTGCCATTTCGGCAAGTGGTACTATAGCTCCGGGCAAAGAGACTTCGGCGCATACGCGGAGTTTCAGGCGATAGAAGCTCCGCACGCCCGCTTCCACCAGCTGGAACAGGAGATTGTCTCGCTGGTCAACCGCGGGCAGAAAGGACAAGCGGAGCGGTTGCTGCCTGAAGCCCTCCGGGCGAAGGACGAGATCGTTCATCGGCTGGATGCGCTGATGAACCTCATCAGCGGGAGACAACAAAACATTTTGCGCAAAGCGGCATAA
- a CDS encoding sugar ABC transporter permease produces the protein MKPLRTVRSLSPSRRRRLRFSEVLSGAVLAVLLALSLLPFAMMLLLSLKTNADIFTRFWGLPQPARWDFYRDAAIALKGYLLNTLIVTAVVVPGVLLFSSLSGYALARLHFRGRDGVFALILALLVVPGILTLIPTYALVQSMGLLNTRWALILPYLAGGQVLGVVLCRTFFTSLPDELFEAMRLDGAGDVQIYRHLALPLSLPTLATIAIMTTLGIYNDYIWPLVTISDSSLQTFTVGVTRFSGEFNLDYGPTLAGYVIGSLPLIALFAIGMRAFVQGVTSGALKA, from the coding sequence ATGAAACCACTCCGCACAGTTCGTTCACTGTCTCCCTCCCGAAGGCGTCGCCTCCGCTTTTCGGAGGTGCTCTCCGGTGCGGTGCTGGCGGTGCTGCTGGCGTTGTCGCTGTTGCCTTTCGCGATGATGCTGTTGCTCTCGTTGAAGACCAACGCCGATATCTTCACCCGCTTCTGGGGACTGCCCCAGCCTGCTCGCTGGGATTTCTACCGCGACGCCGCCATCGCACTCAAGGGCTATCTGCTCAATACGCTCATTGTCACTGCAGTGGTGGTACCGGGTGTGTTGCTGTTCAGTTCCCTATCGGGCTACGCGCTGGCGCGGCTCCACTTTCGCGGGCGCGATGGGGTGTTCGCGCTGATTCTGGCTCTGCTGGTGGTGCCCGGTATCCTCACGCTCATCCCCACCTACGCGCTGGTGCAGAGCATGGGGCTGCTGAACACGCGCTGGGCGTTGATACTGCCCTACCTGGCGGGTGGGCAGGTGCTGGGCGTGGTACTGTGTCGTACCTTCTTCACCAGCTTGCCCGACGAGCTGTTCGAGGCGATGCGGCTGGACGGCGCAGGCGACGTGCAGATTTACCGCCATCTTGCCCTGCCTCTTTCCCTGCCCACGCTGGCGACCATCGCCATCATGACCACGCTGGGCATCTACAACGACTACATCTGGCCTCTCGTCACCATCAGCGATAGCAGCCTGCAGACCTTCACCGTCGGCGTGACTCGTTTCTCGGGCGAGTTCAACCTGGACTATGGTCCCACACTGGCGGGGTATGTGATAGGCAGTCTGCCGCTGATTGCGCTATTCGCGATAGGAATGCGCGCCTTCGTGCAAGGGGTCACCAGCGGCGCGTTGAAGGCGTGA
- a CDS encoding ABC transporter permease encodes MSRRRTSIVVIALMLAPTLVLLALFNYYPAILGLSRAFTRWETGEDPQWIGLGNFVAMWHDEFLRLSLRNLLILLIASVLKTLTMPLLVAELLMSLRSPRWQYVLRTAFILPMVVPGMVTMLLWSFIYDGSVGLLNQVLEAMGMGALTRSWLGESGTALWAIIGIGFPWAGGLALLIYLAGLNQISGDVWDSCQVDGVSGWKRVWYVDLPLLLPQVRLLVILTLIGVLQDFGSILILTGGGPGLATHVPALHMYFQAFRFGHLGYAAAIGLTLFVAIFVLSLLNLLWGRRLEKLT; translated from the coding sequence ATGAGCCGACGACGCACCTCCATAGTGGTCATTGCGCTGATGCTCGCGCCGACGCTGGTGCTTTTGGCACTGTTCAACTACTACCCGGCGATACTGGGCTTGTCGCGAGCCTTCACGCGATGGGAAACGGGCGAAGACCCGCAGTGGATTGGTCTGGGGAACTTCGTGGCGATGTGGCACGATGAGTTCCTGCGCCTCAGCTTGCGCAACCTGCTTATCCTTCTGATAGCCAGCGTGCTGAAGACGCTGACCATGCCCTTGCTGGTTGCGGAGCTGCTCATGAGCCTGCGCTCGCCACGCTGGCAGTACGTGTTGCGTACCGCCTTCATCCTGCCGATGGTAGTGCCCGGTATGGTAACGATGCTGCTGTGGAGCTTCATCTACGACGGCAGTGTGGGATTGCTCAATCAGGTGCTGGAAGCGATGGGTATGGGCGCGTTGACCCGCTCGTGGCTGGGCGAGTCCGGCACCGCATTGTGGGCGATTATCGGCATCGGCTTCCCATGGGCAGGGGGACTGGCTCTGCTCATTTATCTCGCGGGACTGAACCAGATTTCGGGTGACGTGTGGGACTCGTGCCAGGTGGACGGGGTGAGCGGCTGGAAGAGGGTGTGGTATGTGGACCTGCCTCTTCTGCTACCGCAGGTGCGCCTGCTGGTGATACTCACGCTCATCGGTGTGTTGCAGGATTTCGGAAGCATCCTGATTCTGACGGGAGGCGGCCCGGGGCTGGCGACGCATGTGCCCGCATTGCACATGTACTTTCAGGCGTTTCGCTTCGGGCACCTGGGGTATGCTGCCGCCATCGGATTGACGCTGTTTGTGGCGATATTTGTACTGTCGCTGTTGAACCTGCTCTGGGGCAGGAGGCTGGAGAAGCTGACATGA
- the tthHB8IM gene encoding modification methylase TthHB8I, translating into MKSVHSMEWHPDRSSTQRETRALGVVSTPRDLVEFMVRLAQPSRRRCRVLEPACAEAPFLASFAQHYGREHELVGVEIAPERLQRARMSLPQAHFIEADFLLWEPVAPFDIVLGNPPYGIIGNASHYPLYPLKERKRLYRQRSSTWHGKFNIYGAFIERAVNLLAAGGKLVFVVPASWLVLDDFHRLRRYLAQSGQLHVYYLGRVFPKRNVSAVVLMLEKGGQGLLLYDGIDDVKVALPKYGGEMIRFETDEWLRFEREGVALGDLFDIRFAARSTEVRAHPAVALEKREGYVPILTGRNLHAGWIDYDTCYSGLWMPHERVVELRTFYGFPHLVVAHTKGARVVCAYDERCYPWREEFHLVPKAGGLDLPSIREHLNSEPVQRYVRQLYRDFVPHLTASMLRRIPVPCGF; encoded by the coding sequence ATGAAGTCGGTGCACAGCATGGAATGGCATCCAGACCGTTCCTCCACGCAGAGGGAGACCCGCGCCCTGGGGGTAGTGTCTACGCCTCGTGACCTGGTAGAGTTCATGGTGCGCCTAGCTCAACCTTCGCGGAGGAGGTGTCGGGTGCTGGAGCCTGCCTGCGCCGAAGCGCCCTTCCTGGCTTCATTTGCCCAGCATTACGGTCGCGAACACGAGCTGGTCGGCGTAGAGATCGCCCCTGAACGCCTGCAACGCGCCCGTATGAGCTTACCTCAGGCTCACTTCATAGAGGCGGACTTTCTGCTGTGGGAACCTGTTGCACCGTTTGACATCGTTCTCGGCAACCCTCCGTACGGCATCATCGGCAACGCCTCGCACTATCCCCTTTATCCGTTGAAAGAGCGCAAAAGGCTCTATCGCCAGCGTTCAAGCACCTGGCACGGCAAGTTCAACATCTACGGCGCGTTTATCGAACGGGCGGTGAACCTGCTAGCTGCAGGGGGCAAGCTGGTGTTTGTGGTTCCAGCCAGCTGGCTGGTGCTGGACGATTTTCATCGGCTGCGCCGATACCTGGCACAGTCGGGCCAATTGCACGTGTACTATCTCGGCAGGGTCTTTCCAAAGCGCAACGTGAGCGCGGTGGTGCTGATGCTGGAAAAGGGCGGGCAGGGGTTACTGCTCTACGATGGCATAGACGATGTGAAAGTGGCGCTGCCGAAGTATGGCGGTGAAATGATTCGGTTCGAAACGGACGAATGGCTGCGCTTTGAGCGGGAAGGCGTAGCGTTGGGAGACCTTTTTGATATCCGCTTCGCTGCACGTAGTACCGAAGTGCGCGCGCATCCAGCAGTGGCTCTGGAGAAACGCGAGGGATATGTGCCCATTCTCACCGGGCGCAACCTGCACGCAGGCTGGATAGACTACGACACCTGTTACTCCGGACTATGGATGCCCCACGAGCGGGTGGTGGAGCTGCGCACGTTCTATGGTTTTCCGCATCTGGTGGTAGCGCACACGAAAGGCGCGCGAGTGGTTTGTGCGTACGACGAGCGCTGTTACCCGTGGCGCGAGGAGTTTCATCTGGTGCCGAAGGCAGGAGGCTTAGACCTGCCCTCCATCAGGGAACATCTGAACAGTGAGCCTGTCCAGCGTTACGTGAGGCAACTCTATCGGGATTTCGTGCCCCACCTGACGGCTTCGATGCTGAGGCGGATACCTGTGCCCTGCGGATTCTGA